The nucleotide window TGCATGATGGGATACTCTTAGCCTTGAGATAGTGTGGGTTTAGTGTGCGTTAAAGGCACTacacttttttaagttttaagacATGGGACAGTCTTCCTCACTTGCATGCGCTCTCGAGTGGCAAAGACCGCAAGTGTGGGTATTTGGACGCAGCCTGTCAgggcacatgaataaaaaaataaaaaaatgtgggtATTTGGACCAGTAGCGGCCCAttacttcttttttcgagggcgctcgatgcgaagttcgtgaCAACATGTacgtagcccgtcatgtgtgtggttccttttttcaaaatatgtgttctgcgcctcgagagatcctgtgtgcatcacgtgtcttgtcaaaataagtgcctgctgcagaggcgtctaaagggtttatgataaaagagacgctcgcgtttgccagatactggcagtttactgttaagggagtgtcttgcgtgtattttgtgaacgtgagtgtctcttttatcataaacggttttgacacgtgtgcagcaggcacttattctgacaaaacacgtgatgcacatggttcgcatgatgcaacaaacacatattttgaaaacacaaccaacacacatgacactccgaacacttattttgaatttgcgcccttcggatgagcagtcacgagtcGCCACTGGTTTGGACACAACCTATGAGgacacatgaataaaaaaaaaataagtgcacaaataaataatttattataaacacTACAGTATATAAGAATGGTTCATTTTGATTTCATGACGACTTTAAGtttttttaacttatttttttgtaGAAAAAGTTGTTGTTACCATttgtaaagtaatttttttaattaatccaactttcactttttacagtatggGTATGCATCCACTAAAAATCACTTTTGACAATTTTTAGTTTAATAAAAACCATTGCAAAAATAGTTCAATTTGTTTGCAGATGGCTTGCTCTGCTTTTGTTAATTTATTGcaatgacattttaaacattttaagggTGTCAGGAATTTCCTTTCGGGGTCACCGTAACCTCCTTCACCGCTCTTaaagtgtgttcatgttttatgAAGGAAATTATTACCGACCTGAGGGCGAAATGCATTGGCCTGTTTCGTCACTCCGGAAGACCAGGGGCTTATTTGTAAGCCTTTTACAAGTTATCACAAAGTCCTGAGAGAACTCACTCCTGTTCTCATACTGTACTACAGTAGTTTATTTCAGGAATCCTATCTGGCAACTGCATTAATAGCGCTCACACGAATGTCCAAATGTCTGCTTTGTGTATTTGTCTTTCATTGCGAAACCTAATGAAATGTCATCGTTGAGTCACCCCACTTGTTTCGGGgtgaaacatttaataaaacgATGCCAATAAAAGAAGTGTTGTTTTTGAAGCGTGATAGTGTTTTGGCTGGCTGAAGGATGTGGTATTGAAATGTTCCCACTTAAACAATAAGGCTGTATTGTGAACGGTGTCAcgcatatacacattttcattAAAGTAAGCTACAGGGACACATCATTTTATTGCTCTGTTCTTTAATTGTATGAcaaaaatgatgtcattattattattatttcaccCATGCAATTTTAATATGTCTCCTCctataaaagtttttattgGGTTTTAACTGGTTAACCTtttattttctctttatttCTGTAGGTGAGTGTCAGGACAGAACTCATTACTGTCCTGTGGTGAAACGTCTCAAGCTTTGCCTGGTGGACCTTTATAGACAACGCTGCTGCCATACTTGCTCACAAGACACCAGCGCCACCTAGAGGACAACTGCTCAAACTTCTAGCACAGGCCCATACGCACTGATTGTCATCATTTAAATCATGCAAACCCCTGAACGCTTGAAATGCATTGGATTAGATGTCTACAGGTGGCAGACCACCAGATGTCCAAAGAGAAAATGACTTCATTCTTTTCGCCTATGATTTATCTCTGCCCAAAAGTGATATCATATGTGTATTAATTTAAGAAACATGAATTTTTGTTGTGGATATCGGAAGACAAATCCTGTTGGACCGTTCTCTTATGGGAAGGAAGATTAAAATGATATCGGGTGTACATACAGTACCGATCATATGAGGAATATAAGTAGACGACAGCTTATTAAAACGCCCTTACCTTGATATCAAATACTGGTAGTGATTTTAATACCTATGACAGAAGACCTATTAATGTTTTCAACTGCCACAGAAGTTTATTAGATGTACTTTTTTTGTGCTGCATTGTAAAATATGTCATGtatataatgtgtttttaagtgCAATATTGTACATTGAGTGGAGAAAATTTGGATTTTATTTTCATACCGTTTGAtttagtttgtctttataatcCATATTTAAGACTGTAAACAGCAAAGCTCGCACACATATagcattttatgtgaatgatcCGTATCTCTAATATAATGGTTTCCTACTGGCTTTTGAAtgcatgcattttaaatgacatcatCAAATGTTGTAATAAACCACTCACAAAATTTAATTCATGAATTTAATCGATTGCATTATCATTGCTACAGTACGACTTACCAGTTTGGTACTAATGTCGATCTATCAGAAAAATTACGTGatacaaatacaataaataCGATTTTaccaattacatttttattattataaatttggtttattttggtcattttgtattgtcattaatacaATCAAACGTGGTTAGATCGATGAAAAATGTGCTTCATTGATCAAACGCCGATTTACATACGTTAAGATTAATACATTGTTGTAGTTAATACTTttacgccccattcagacagccagcgacgttatCGCCGTGTGTCACCCGTCTCTTTCAATAAGGCATTTCttaatctgcttgtcataaacaaatgagtaccgtcCACTCCAATAACTGTCGAGAGAAGGATGTGGTGAACGCCCCTGCTTCGAAATTCCAGAAATTCGCTTATCATTtgtataaagttaaactttctcgcgtcgctggacacgcccatacggttGCCAACGGTCACTTTTCCCTTGTGTCACCGGAAGTCGCAGAGTTTCAATTGAAATGAATTGCGTCGTTCTGCTACTGATAGTCGCttgctgtctgaatggggcgttaTTCTCATTAATGCATATAATATATcctacataaaaataaatttaagtaaTTTCGTCCTACTCAAgctaaaacttaaaaaagtaaaagtttacCCAAAACCGAAAactttttcattatttactcacccccttCAAATTTGAACCCCACGTCTTTCTTTCCACTttagaacccaaatgcagatttttataaagtgttgtttttgggTTTTTTTGGAAACTATGAGAGTGGATGGTGACTGAGGCGGTCATCATCCACTCCAAAAGTAACCAGAAAACCCTTCAAGCAACCAAAGGACCCaaaagttacattttaaggggcagtttcccggacaggtattagactagtcctagactaaaataaatgtgagctgtccaaactgaaaacaacttgcactgacatatcctAAAATACAACAgtaccctttgttttgcctcaaaaagttttgtttttaataaggcatgtttgttcaaactaaggactagtcctggcttaagctaatccctgtccgggaaaccactccTAAGTGTATTCGTGctagttccgccggacacgtcccgaacatgttttcggttCAAGGCGcattgctcgaccgcatacgtcattgaggttctcacatttcatttaaaatacataaaaaaattaagatttatttcttttaagacatacaatcattgtagtttcattcttaccttgaaatgtaacggttgcttttctgaaattgaacccgaaatattaagCCTTGAaaacgtatgcggtcgaccaacacgacttccggagaacgcactcgaaaacatgttcgggatgtgtccggcggaactggcacgaatggtcACCCTACCCAAGTGTCCTGAAGACATTAAATTGAAGTTTAAAAAGGTGGTCACTGTCCCCTACCATAGTTACTAGAAAACCCTTAATtttaaggggcagtttcccggacagggatcagactagtcctagactaaacaaatgtaagagctgtccaaactgaaaacaacttgcactgacatatcttaaaatacatcagtgccctttgttttgcctcaaaatgcacacaagtaatgtttttaataaggcatgtttgttaaaagtaAGGCCTATTTCTGGTTTAAACTGATCCCAGTCCAGGAAACCACTCCTACTGTAAGTGTCCTGAAGACATTCATTTGAAGTGGTCACTGTCCCCTACcatagtaaccagaaaaccccaaacaacattttttaaataaactgtgtttgggttctgaagaacaaagaaagacaatgGGGGATCAAACGACATGAAGGCGagtaaacaacaacaaagttcATAATTATTGATTTTTAAAAGGTAGATGACCCATTGAAACAATTCACGACATCATATTGTATGCTGAGTCATCTTTTATATAACCACATGATGAGTTAAGCAATCAAGGCCATTTCCTTAGGAGTCTCAATCGTATCAGTGGATGTCAACTTGCGGAAGAACCGGTGACCTCGATCGTCGTACGTGTCGAAAACAAACCCCGGTGGAGACTCGAAACTGGCTGGACAAATGCTGATTTTCTTGGGTGTGAACTCTGTGCGGTACATGGTGTCGTTCTCTAGCGGAGCGTCGGACCGCATTGGTGCATTATGGGGCTTGAAGCTTTGACTGGGCTGGGGTTGGTGATGGATGAAATGGGCTTTGAAGGTGGTGAGATCTTCCATCTTCTCACTGGATCGCCGGATTTCCTCTTGCTTCCGGATCAGGCTTTGACGTTGCGCCGCCCACGGCTGAAAGTCATCCCTCATTGTGGTGTTGCCCTGAAAGGGCCGGGAGGACTTTTTCGGGATTGAGAAGGGTTTGGCGGATACGAAGGGATGGACCTGGTGCTTGATGTAATCTGTGTGTGAGGTGGTGGTCAGGTCCATATGCTCTGTGGGACTCGTGTACTCCACCGACTTGTGGAATTCCGGAAGGGAGACTGGCCACTGCTGGAAGCGGTCCCGGAATTCCGTGCTGCTCTGGAAGGGCTTGTTAGAAGCCACCTTGAGGACCTCAGGCTTGCAGCTTTTGGACAGTTGACCAGGCAGGCCTTGGTAGTCTTGTCGGTGTGTGGTGAGGTCTTGGAATGGATTGCTGTTGGGTTTATATTCTTCCGGCGCTTTTACGTAACGGGCTTCCAGAGCATGTGGTACATATGAGAGCTTGTTGCTGGTTAGGTTTTCGAATGGAACGTCTGAGAACTTGGCTACGTTGGGAGGCTTGTAGCTCTCACGTGGCACAAGACCTTTTTGGACAAAATCATCCTGGAATGTTGTGGAATTTCCAAATTTGGCAGCAGGAGGGTGATAGGTCATATCAGGTTTAGTTAATTCACGCTTGCTGATTTCCCACTGACGAAAATCCTCTATAAATACacaatataaaacatttagtaaACTTGATATTGTTTGctaataaataaagtatttataaACAGCAAaagtcaaataaataaatgcacaataTGGACGTTTTTCCCACCAGAGTtcgcattttaaaacaatgacAAAGTGACGCTTGATGACGCTATGAAGAAGATTGGAACGATAGGAAATGTCGTTTTTCACCATGTGAAAGAGTCTCTGTCAAGTCCTAGTTTTTCGCGAAGCTTTCTCCATCTCGAAAACGCAATGCTGATATTGTTCCTTTGTTAATCAACATTATTTGGATTTTCTAAATAATCGTTAAATTATGATGACTGAACAAAACAACAGCAGAGTATAACCACCACTTCCCCATTTGTTCGCCTGTGTTGCCATAGTTTATACAAGCGAAAACCGAAGATGGCGCAGATATTTCGTCATTGATAGGCGACAATGACAAGGGATGAggtaatatttaaaataagaataacaaaTCCTTGGGAACTTTTGGAATAATGTTATACACAACTGCATGAAATATATCATGCTGTGCACgtgttttttgtatattttattcccAAAATCTTACATATAGTGCCTTTAAAGAAATactctacccttttgccatattaaactatgttattacctcaacttagaagaattaatacatatctatcttttttcaatgcgtgcactgtacagcgcatcgtgaatgtgttagcatttagcctagccacattcattcctatggtaccaaacagggaagccaccaaacacttccatgttttccctatttaaagactgttacatgaggagttataccagtaagtatggtgccacaaaacaaaacttttttttggtaccataggaatgaatggggctaggctaaatgctaacacattcacaacacgctgtacagtgcacgcattgaaaaaagataggtgtgtattaattcgtctaggttgaggtaataacatagtttaatatggcaaaagggtagactattcctttaatgcctGATTACTATTATATAGTTACATTACTCAGTGTTTGAATTATGTTAAAattatggggggtcccctagctaagcccccCTCCTCCCTTTATTATAGTGTTGCCTTGATTTCACAAAGTTAGATGTGATCCTAgatcaacattttttgttggtcctggatcaatgttttatcaaagaaaccccaaattacccctAATAAAAACCAAGGGACCCCCTAATCTAtgtttttgtgctttataggaggtccgggacaACCCCTGCCCCCTCCCAATTTAAACACTAGTGCAACAAAGTAACAGTATGTAACTATAACATGCTTTTGTTGTTTTGTATGTATCTTGTAACTGCACGCTCAGTTTCACATGACCACGTTGACATAATGCATCATTACCTTTGTAGGTGGGCACCGTGTCCAGTTTTGCATTCATGATATGTGCTCTTTCTTTAGGGCGAAAGGGAACAAATGGCTGTATTTCGTATTGATTGAAGTCTTGTTTATAGGTGGTCCCTAAGTCAATCTGTCCAGGTTTAGGCTTGTACTCCACCTGCTGTCTTTCAGGGCGACGAGGCACCACGTACGGGATATAGTCCATCCTGAGAAATCATAATGAAAAGCTTTATGTTTCCTCTTACACTACTACGCCAACTTTTTGTCTTTATCAAGtacttgttttttgtaaggtcgTATTACATTGATCAGAAATTAATCACTGTTTaactgtgtgtttttttaataaacatatgtGTTATTGGCTTGTGACAATAAACTtcctaaattaatttttttaagttatttgcCAAGTTTTTTAAATGGGTCATAGCATTAAAATCTGTcaatggcaattttaacatgctataataaattactaGTGGGGTATTCtcagctaaaacttcacatacgcactctggggacaccaaagacttattttacatctttttaaaaaatctcataatatgacccctttaatgtgTACTGTACCCCTTTCACAGACTGTACTATACCTGAAGGTGGTTGTTCCCTCCATTGTGCTCTGGTGAGCTTTGTACTCCTGTTGGGGCTTGAGGCTTTTTGGACGAGTGTGACCTTTATAGGCCGGGTATTTCTCTGTGTACTCAGACAATGGGTTACTCTTACCTCCTTTACTGTACAGTGTACTGGACTGGTGTGTGCAGCGATGACGGCTAAAAATCATAAAAGAGATGTTTAAGGCTGAGGTTGTTTCAATTGTATTGAAACAATCGATGCGTAGGTGGATGCATAAACCTGCATTTAAGAGATTACACTCATTCCTTAAACTCTTATCAGTGAATGCAATACACTTACAATACATAGATGTGTCGTCCAGGGAAACTACATAACAAACTCTGTCATTGAAGCCTCTTATGCACACATACCTATACATTTAACTATACTAGGGAGGAGATCACAGACCAGTATTGTTTTCACAGTATATCCCTTTATATTAGTATTTAAAGTGAAAcaataaagggatagttcacccaaaattctCTTATCGAACCAAtcaagccccattcacttccatagtaggaaaaaagaataatatGGATGTGAATAGGGCTCATTTGGTTACacacattcctcaaaatatatttttttgtgttcagaagaacaaggtaaattattttgtttttgataCAACGCGagggttgagtaaatgatgacagaattttcatttttgggtgaactatccctttatatatatttattttttacaagaaaGCACCGCATAAAAATATTGACATGTTTCATTATATTTGTGAGGAGTGGACATTTTCAAAAAGTTTGCCCCAGCTAACACATGTTTATATGGAGACTTTTTTAGGTGTCATGGTTTTTTAATACTAAACCATTCAAAATGTCTACCACCTAAACCTAACATTCAAACAAAtattaatgataataataataataactatttagtattttttttaaatgttcagttAATAAACCATGTTAATGCTGTATTATAATGTACTACCCATATTCATCAACTACATATTCAaaccaaaacacacttttttgcatttacaatgtatttcaaaacaacttaatatactgtattttaaatggaaaacataatttaaaataaaaaattcaatgtaATAATTTAAGTATTTGAGCTTATATGTTAAATAGAgaaatacatttagaaataaaagtaaaaatatacaaaacatcAAATGTATCGAATTAAAGATTTAGCTTATCTGTGCTCCTCATGATCACATTTCAGAATGTAGTCAACTTGAAACTACCATTcatcataaattatttaaaacagaCGACGTTAcacaataaaacacacaaaaacacaatctTACCCGCAGTTGCACATATCACAGACGCACAAGCGAGTCATTGCGCTCTGTTTCAGAGAGATTTCTCGCTGTTTATCTTCACTTCACACGGACCGCTCGCTCTCTCCCGTCTGTGTGAGAGTCCGGTTTCCCCGGCAACGGTCCAAGCGTCCTGGTGACGACGCTGCGTGACGCGTTACGTACGATGACGTCGGGGTCAGATCGTAAGTGCGCACTTCCTGGACGGGGGAGAAACATGTGAGTGTCTGTTGTCATTTATAATAGTGCTGCTATTAAAGTTTAAGCGACGAATGATTGATAGTTAACAATTATTTGCAATGAACattttgaaattgttattttagtTAAACAGCGTGTCAGTCATTAGTctcatttaaatgtatattttttgaaaaggaGCACgtttgtgagtgagtgagtgaatgaatgTGAATGTTTTGCTACACCTCAACTTCTACAAACTTATAAGATATCAGTAGTcatcacagaaattctaatGAATTTCAATTCCAATATAATAGAAATTGTATTGATTTTAATGTAAATTATAATGATAAATGTGGGTGTCTGTGTTGTTAAATAAATCCTATTGGAATAAGACCCAAACACGCTTTTTAAGGATACttcataaaaaatacattttaaacggctttttaaacagtttaacaatAAATGTCTGTAATGTATAAATGTTATTCGCATAATGTGCATAATTATAGTGTAGGAAGGAATGCAAATTTAGGATCACTGTATGCGTTGTGTTATTATAcccatttttattataaaactattacTTGTGTTTCCACTGCTTGGTGTAGAAAGTCAAAATGGGACACACAATTTTGGAGAGAATCATTGCACTTCAGAAGCGAACGTCAAACATAAGGAATCTGTGTATTTTGGCTCATGTGGATCACGGTGAGTTTAAAGGACCGGTGTCATATCTTTGTTGTTATTAGTCATGTTTACCACAGCATTTCTTTAActcatttgtgtttgtgtgttgttcATAGGGAAGACAACATTAGCAGATTGTTTGGTTGCGAGCAATGGCATCATATCCAGTCGCTTAGCAGGAAAGGTAAGCAGTCATTGATACAAATTTGTTCGGAAATTATGATGTAATTTTCATTACTGTGAGGGAGAAAAAGTATTAAAACATCATATTAACATTCAGTCCtgtattttgcttttaaaaatatGGTGAATTTTATTTGTGTTACAATTACACAAATGTCATTTTCTAAATTAGTATTTGCAAATTAAAAATAGCGTAATTGTCTTAGATTTGTAATGATCCTGTTTTCTTTAggggaaataaaaataaataattttttattttggggtataaAAGTACAGAAATGTCTTTCATGAGATTTAAACTACTATAAATGTTCCTCTTGCTTCTGTAGTTGAGATACTTGGACAGTAGAGAAGATGAGCAGATCAGAGGAATCACTATGAAGTCCAGCGCCATTTCATTACACTACACAACAGGTGAGAGTCTTTACTGTCAAAGCAACATATGTTTGTGTATTTTCCTTTCTTAATCTGTATTGTTATCATTGCAGGAGAAGACGAGTACCTCATAAATCTGATCGACTCTCCGGGTCACGTGGATTTCTCCTCGGAGGTGTCCACTGCCGTCAGGTTGTGTGATGGAGCCATCGTTGTTGTTGATGCAGTGGAGGGGGTGTGTCCACAGGTATGGCTGTCACTCAAGTGTGTGTTCATATGCAGCTATATTGTATTTGTTGTGTTCTAGGTAGTGGTCAATGGATATCAGGCAGAAAGTAACACaaatgtacactgcaaaaaaattataaatagagatacatttacttgataagcaaagtggctttaGATTATAATCAAgagtttttgtttttacttaaaaaatatgtaaagatATCTGCCAGCGTGGTAAGAGTTTATTAAATTAAGTTGCAACTTGAATTAAGTTTaaactggcagatatttttatcAAGTATAAACCTCTTGATTTTCATCattatttcaataaacaagacttaatatcttaaaccactttgcttaccaataAATGTAGCTCAAATGAAGAATTATAAGACATTTctactagaaaacaagacaaaaataccaactTAGAAATTCATTTTTTGCAGCGAAGTGTAGCTCTTCTCTTAATCAGATTGAAATGAATTTACTTGAATTGATTTTACTTGAGTGATATAGTAGCTTGTCAGTAGTTATGGTAATTGGTTTGTCAGTAATTCTAGTAAGTAGTTTTTCAGTAGTTTTAGTAAGTAGTTTGTCAGTTGTTATGGTAATTGGTTTGTCAGTAATTCTAGTAAGTAGTTTTTCAGTAGTTTTAGTAAGTAGTTTGTCAGTTGTTATGGTAATTGGTTTGTCAGTAATTCTAGTAAGTAGTTTGTCAgtagttttgtaattatttgcCAGTAGTTCTAGCAAGTAGTTTGTCAGTTTTTTGTAATTAGTTTGTCAGTTGGATTGTATTTACTTTGTCAGTAGGTTTAGTAAGTAGTTTGTCAGTAGTTTTGTATTTACTTTGTCAGTAAGTTTAGTTAGTTGTTTGTTAGTAGTTTTAGTAAGTAGTTTGTCAGTAGTTTTAGTAAGTAGTTTGTCAgtagttttgtaattatttaTCAGTAGTTCTAGCAAGTAGTTTGTCAGTTTTTTGTAATTAGTTTGTCAGTTGGATTGTATTTACTTTGTCAGTAGGTTTAGTAAGTAGTTTGTCAGTAGTTTTGTATTTACTTTGTCAGTAGGATTAGTTAGTAGTTTGTCAGTAGTTTTAGTAAGTAGTTTGTCAgtagttttgtaattatttgtCAGTAGTTCTAGCAAGTAGTTTGTCAGTTTTTTGTAATTAGTTTGTCATTAGTTTTGTATTTACTTTGTCAGTAGGTTTAGTAAGTAGTTTGTCAGTAGTTTTAGTCAGTAGTTTTGATAAGTAATTTGTTAGTAGTTCTAGTAAGTAGTTTGCCAGTAGGTTAAGTAAGTAGTTTGTCAGTAGTTCTAGTAAGTAATTTGTTAGTAGTTTTGATAAGTAATTTGTTAGTAGTTCAAGTAAGTAGTTTGTCAGTAGTTTTAGTAAGTAGTTTGTCAGTTGTTTTGTCATAAGTTTGTCAGTAGTTCTAGTAAGTAGTTTGTCAGTTGTTTTGC belongs to Paramisgurnus dabryanus chromosome 2, PD_genome_1.1, whole genome shotgun sequence and includes:
- the saxo2 gene encoding stabilizer of axonemal microtubules 2 translates to MTRLCVCDMCNCGRHRCTHQSSTLYSKGGKSNPLSEYTEKYPAYKGHTRPKSLKPQQEYKAHQSTMEGTTTFRMDYIPYVVPRRPERQQVEYKPKPGQIDLGTTYKQDFNQYEIQPFVPFRPKERAHIMNAKLDTVPTYKEDFRQWEISKRELTKPDMTYHPPAAKFGNSTTFQDDFVQKGLVPRESYKPPNVAKFSDVPFENLTSNKLSYVPHALEARYVKAPEEYKPNSNPFQDLTTHRQDYQGLPGQLSKSCKPEVLKVASNKPFQSSTEFRDRFQQWPVSLPEFHKSVEYTSPTEHMDLTTTSHTDYIKHQVHPFVSAKPFSIPKKSSRPFQGNTTMRDDFQPWAAQRQSLIRKQEEIRRSSEKMEDLTTFKAHFIHHQPQPSQSFKPHNAPMRSDAPLENDTMYRTEFTPKKISICPASFESPPGFVFDTYDDRGHRFFRKLTSTDTIETPKEMALIA